One segment of Pyrococcus sp. ST04 DNA contains the following:
- a CDS encoding P-loop NTPase, with product MQIVIASGKGGVGKSSVTASLLYLLKDEYKLIAVDADAEAPNLGLLLGVTEWEEEREHIGAKIARINTETCIRCGICMQRCPYECIYIDDEGNYVVNELTCEGCNVCGLVCPVPGTITLEQVRSGVIRKATTKYGFPIISAQLDVGRPESGKLVTEEKEWAKQIMKELNLEHMIVDSAAGIGCQVIASVGGADVAILIAEPTPASLSDVQRVYKVVQHFHEPAYLIINKADINPGFTKLREWAESEGIPILGEIPYDSSIPKSMSMLKPFVEAFPESKASLAIREIAEKIKEEVIQ from the coding sequence ATGCAGATAGTTATAGCGAGCGGTAAGGGTGGTGTTGGAAAGAGCAGTGTAACGGCTTCGCTGCTTTACCTTCTTAAGGATGAATACAAGCTGATAGCGGTTGATGCAGATGCAGAGGCTCCTAATCTTGGTCTTCTCCTTGGAGTGACGGAGTGGGAGGAGGAAAGAGAGCACATTGGAGCTAAGATTGCCAGAATAAACACTGAAACGTGCATAAGATGTGGGATATGCATGCAGAGATGCCCCTATGAGTGCATTTACATTGACGATGAGGGGAACTACGTTGTTAACGAACTTACCTGTGAAGGCTGTAATGTTTGTGGACTAGTATGCCCTGTCCCGGGGACAATAACTCTAGAACAAGTGAGGTCGGGGGTTATAAGGAAAGCAACCACAAAATATGGGTTCCCAATAATTTCAGCTCAGCTCGATGTGGGGAGGCCAGAGAGTGGAAAGCTGGTAACTGAAGAGAAGGAGTGGGCAAAGCAGATAATGAAAGAACTTAACCTTGAGCATATGATAGTTGATTCCGCGGCTGGAATAGGATGTCAGGTTATAGCAAGTGTGGGAGGAGCCGATGTTGCAATATTGATAGCGGAGCCAACTCCAGCTTCTCTCAGTGACGTTCAAAGGGTATACAAGGTTGTTCAGCACTTCCATGAACCCGCTTACCTTATAATAAACAAAGCTGATATAAATCCTGGATTCACAAAACTCAGGGAGTGGGCCGAGAGTGAGGGGATTCCAATACTCGGAGAGATTCCATATGATTCTTCGATCCCAAAGAGCATGTCAATGCTTAAACCCTTTGTAGAGGCTTTTCCAGAATCAAAGGCCTCTTTAGCAATTAGGGAAATTGCTGAGAAGATCAAGGAAGAGGTCATCCAATGA
- the hycI gene encoding hydrogenase maturation peptidase HycI: MNLKQVIKSGKRIVICGIGNEIRGDDGFGVLLVKELKKLIKRENVLILNCGQAPESFFGKIIKFKPDLVIFVDAIHFGGNPGEIVVVTPESVIGEAFSTHGMPLKLMAKHIERDVDAEIILIGCQPKNIGLFEEISPEVKEALEKLLSIIADALNDP, translated from the coding sequence ATGAATCTTAAGCAGGTTATCAAAAGTGGCAAGAGGATCGTAATCTGTGGGATTGGAAACGAAATTAGGGGTGATGATGGCTTTGGAGTTCTACTCGTTAAAGAGTTGAAAAAGTTGATAAAGCGAGAAAATGTTCTAATTCTTAACTGTGGCCAAGCTCCAGAGAGCTTCTTCGGAAAAATCATAAAATTCAAACCAGATTTGGTAATATTTGTGGATGCCATCCATTTTGGTGGAAATCCTGGTGAAATAGTCGTTGTAACTCCGGAGAGCGTTATTGGGGAAGCTTTTTCGACTCATGGTATGCCCTTAAAGCTGATGGCCAAGCATATTGAGAGAGATGTTGATGCCGAGATAATCCTTATAGGATGCCAGCCAAAGAACATCGGTCTCTTTGAGGAGATTAGCCCAGAGGTCAAAGAAGCATTAGAAAAGTTGCTTTCCATTATTGCGGATGCTCTTAATGATCCTTAG
- a CDS encoding biotin-dependent carboxyltransferase family protein, whose translation MIEIVSVITPATIQDSGRFGYQRFGVPVSGFMDYISARIANYLVGNPGGFPVIEFTVGGLILKFHGSTVFAVTGEAEVNLNDISLSPWESYWAKRGDVLRVRLREGMYGYIAFAGGIECSKVLDSCSTYVRANFGKTLKQGDMLKTGYAILSGKAGRSVPEELVPRLWGNKTVRVILGPNVENFSPDGIRTFVSSEYEVTPNSDRMGYRLEGPVIEHSERGADIITEPIARGSIQVPANGKPIVMMADAQTTGGYAKIATVIKVDLPKVAQTRPGEKLKFRPTSYKKAVEELKKVETMMNALEKFLNGKLNLFRIKVMGEKYLAFAGREDL comes from the coding sequence ATGATTGAAATAGTATCGGTGATAACTCCAGCAACGATTCAGGATTCTGGAAGATTTGGGTATCAGAGATTTGGAGTTCCTGTAAGTGGCTTTATGGATTACATCTCAGCTAGGATTGCAAACTACTTAGTTGGAAATCCTGGAGGATTTCCAGTTATAGAATTTACAGTTGGTGGGCTAATTCTTAAGTTCCACGGTTCTACAGTCTTTGCAGTAACTGGAGAGGCTGAAGTAAATTTGAATGATATATCTCTTTCCCCTTGGGAGAGTTATTGGGCCAAGAGAGGAGATGTACTCAGGGTAAGGCTCAGAGAGGGGATGTATGGTTATATTGCCTTTGCTGGAGGAATTGAATGTTCGAAGGTTCTTGACAGTTGCTCAACATATGTAAGGGCTAACTTTGGAAAAACATTAAAGCAGGGAGATATGCTAAAGACTGGTTATGCAATACTTTCTGGAAAGGCTGGGAGAAGTGTTCCTGAAGAACTAGTCCCAAGACTTTGGGGGAACAAGACCGTTAGGGTGATTTTGGGCCCTAACGTTGAAAATTTCTCTCCGGATGGCATTAGAACCTTCGTATCTTCAGAATACGAGGTAACCCCGAATTCGGATAGGATGGGATATAGGTTGGAGGGGCCAGTAATAGAGCACTCGGAGAGAGGGGCTGACATAATTACTGAACCAATAGCTAGGGGTAGTATTCAAGTTCCAGCCAACGGGAAGCCTATAGTTATGATGGCAGATGCCCAAACTACGGGTGGCTATGCTAAGATAGCTACAGTTATAAAAGTAGACCTTCCGAAGGTTGCCCAAACTAGGCCAGGAGAGAAGTTGAAGTTTAGGCCTACGAGTTATAAAAAGGCTGTAGAGGAGTTAAAGAAAGTTGAAACGATGATGAATGCACTTGAGAAGTTCCTCAATGGAAAGCTCAATCTGTTTAGGATTAAAGTAATGGGGGAGAAGTACCTCGCCTTTGCGGGTAGAGAAGACTTATAA
- a CDS encoding radical SAM protein: MIAFGPVPSRRLGRSLGINNIPDKVCTYACVYCQIGKTLRMQIERQEFYEPRKVIEEVTKKVEEAVEKGERIDYLTFVPDGEPTLDANLGKEADALKSLGIPLAILTNSSLLWRRDVREDLAVFELVSLKLDAVTENLWRKIDRPHKDLKLDKILEGMLIFRDEFEGKIITETMLINIEYGDELEKIAEFLKELKPDKAYIAVPTRPPAEKWVRPASEEIIAKAYSLFSDALGEGRVEYLIGYEGNAFAFTGDVVEDLLSITAVHPMREEAVKELLKKANASWEIVERLIEEGKLIVLEYNGVKFYMRKLKSRS, encoded by the coding sequence ATGATAGCCTTCGGACCTGTTCCATCAAGGAGGCTGGGAAGAAGCTTGGGAATAAATAACATTCCAGACAAAGTCTGTACTTATGCGTGTGTGTACTGCCAGATTGGGAAAACCTTAAGGATGCAAATCGAGAGGCAAGAGTTTTATGAACCAAGGAAAGTAATTGAGGAAGTTACAAAGAAAGTTGAGGAGGCGGTTGAGAAGGGAGAGAGAATAGATTATTTAACCTTTGTTCCCGATGGTGAGCCAACACTTGATGCGAACCTTGGCAAAGAAGCCGATGCATTAAAGTCACTTGGTATCCCTCTGGCAATACTTACGAACTCTTCGCTTCTCTGGAGAAGAGATGTAAGAGAGGATTTAGCTGTATTTGAGTTAGTGTCCTTAAAGCTGGATGCAGTAACTGAAAACCTTTGGAGGAAAATTGACAGGCCTCACAAGGATTTGAAACTTGATAAGATTCTTGAAGGAATGCTTATTTTCAGGGATGAGTTTGAGGGTAAGATAATAACCGAGACTATGCTTATAAACATTGAATATGGAGATGAGCTTGAAAAGATTGCTGAATTCCTAAAAGAGCTAAAGCCGGATAAGGCGTACATAGCTGTCCCAACAAGGCCTCCTGCTGAAAAATGGGTTAGACCTGCGAGTGAGGAAATAATAGCAAAGGCTTATTCTCTGTTTAGTGATGCTCTAGGAGAAGGGAGAGTTGAGTATCTTATAGGCTATGAAGGAAATGCCTTTGCATTTACGGGGGATGTAGTTGAGGATCTTCTAAGCATAACCGCTGTTCATCCAATGAGGGAAGAGGCCGTAAAAGAGCTTCTGAAGAAGGCCAATGCATCATGGGAAATCGTTGAAAGACTAATTGAGGAAGGAAAGCTAATTGTCCTGGAATACAATGGTGTTAAGTTCTATATGAGAAAGTTGAAGAGCAGATCTTGA
- the pxpB gene encoding 5-oxoprolinase subunit PxpB yields the protein MKVRLVGESCIAIILGEEINEHINDMVHALMDSLMAKNPEWLLEVVPSYSTLYIYFDPLKATYKEVLKFLENVEIRKVERKGKRVEIPVAYGGEFGPDISFVAEYNGLTVDDVIEIHSRPLYRVYFLGFLPGFAYLGGMDERIATPRLEKPRLKVPAGSVGIAGKQTGWYAIESPGGWRIIGRTPLKTFNPTKVPPSIVEPGDYVKFVPITEEEFWEIYKEEWGDD from the coding sequence ATGAAAGTGAGGCTTGTTGGGGAGTCGTGCATAGCAATCATACTTGGAGAAGAGATTAACGAGCATATCAATGATATGGTACACGCATTGATGGATTCATTAATGGCCAAGAATCCAGAATGGCTTCTTGAAGTTGTTCCTTCCTATTCTACCCTTTACATATATTTTGACCCTCTTAAGGCAACGTACAAGGAGGTACTCAAATTCCTGGAGAATGTTGAGATCCGGAAAGTAGAAAGAAAAGGAAAGAGAGTGGAAATACCGGTAGCATATGGTGGGGAATTTGGGCCAGATATCTCCTTCGTTGCTGAATACAATGGCCTAACGGTTGATGATGTAATAGAAATACACTCGAGGCCACTATATAGGGTTTACTTTCTGGGATTTCTTCCTGGATTCGCATACCTTGGGGGAATGGATGAAAGAATTGCTACCCCAAGACTCGAAAAGCCGAGATTAAAGGTTCCGGCAGGTAGTGTTGGGATAGCAGGAAAGCAAACGGGGTGGTATGCAATTGAAAGTCCAGGAGGGTGGAGGATAATAGGAAGAACACCGTTGAAAACCTTTAACCCAACCAAAGTTCCTCCGAGCATAGTGGAGCCAGGAGATTATGTTAAATTCGTTCCAATAACTGAGGAGGAGTTCTGGGAAATTTACAAGGAGGAGTGGGGAGATGATTGA
- the mobA gene encoding molybdenum cofactor guanylyltransferase MobA, translating into MIGAVLAGGKSRRFGEDKLFFKIGGKPLILYALQALEKVQMIDEIVIVASRRNFEKAKKLGYEVVVDEMEIGPISGLYTALSLGDIFVVGGDMPALIPEFIDYIIMQFNNYGNKVCIPRWPNGYLEPLHAAYRREFREVLEVAIKKGMYRLSAIVESSRPCYIDITRIPKEWYSSFFNINRKEDLRIIKSIRNNGKQLF; encoded by the coding sequence ATGATTGGAGCAGTACTTGCGGGTGGAAAGTCGAGAAGGTTTGGTGAGGATAAGCTTTTCTTTAAAATAGGAGGTAAGCCTTTAATCCTCTATGCACTTCAGGCTCTTGAAAAAGTCCAGATGATAGACGAGATTGTAATAGTGGCATCCCGTAGGAACTTTGAGAAGGCTAAAAAGCTTGGATACGAGGTTGTTGTTGATGAGATGGAAATAGGACCAATAAGTGGTCTCTATACTGCTCTCTCCCTTGGAGATATCTTCGTCGTCGGTGGGGACATGCCAGCATTAATTCCAGAATTCATTGATTACATAATTATGCAATTCAATAATTATGGTAACAAAGTGTGCATCCCTAGGTGGCCCAATGGATATCTCGAACCCCTCCACGCTGCTTACCGTAGGGAGTTTAGGGAAGTTCTTGAAGTTGCAATTAAGAAGGGAATGTACAGGCTCTCTGCAATAGTTGAGTCATCAAGACCGTGCTACATAGACATAACCAGAATTCCAAAGGAGTGGTACTCAAGCTTTTTCAACATCAATAGGAAAGAAGATCTAAGGATCATTAAGAGCATCCGCAATAATGGAAAGCAACTTTTCTAA
- a CDS encoding LamB/YcsF family protein has translation MNVDLNSDLGESFGRYKLGLDEEVMKYITSANIACGWHAGDPIVMRRTVKLAKENGVAVGAHPGYPDLMGFGRRYMKLSPEEAKNYILYQIGALYAFAKAEDVPLQHVKPHGALYNAMVKEEDLARAVIEGVLDFDKKLIIVALANSRVVEIAEEMGARVANEVFADRAYNPDGTLVPRGKPGAVIEDKYEIAERVISMVKDGGVKAINGEWVELKADTICVHGDNPKAVEITAYIRSRLEEEGIKVIPMGEFLR, from the coding sequence ATGAATGTTGACCTGAATTCTGATTTAGGAGAAAGCTTTGGGAGATACAAACTCGGTCTCGATGAAGAAGTTATGAAGTATATAACATCAGCAAATATAGCTTGTGGGTGGCATGCTGGAGATCCAATTGTCATGAGAAGAACTGTGAAACTCGCAAAAGAAAACGGAGTAGCGGTTGGAGCACATCCTGGGTATCCAGACTTGATGGGATTTGGAAGAAGGTATATGAAGCTTTCTCCAGAGGAGGCTAAAAACTACATCTTGTATCAGATTGGAGCCCTCTATGCCTTCGCAAAGGCAGAAGATGTTCCTTTACAACATGTAAAGCCCCATGGGGCATTATATAATGCAATGGTTAAAGAAGAAGATTTGGCAAGGGCGGTTATAGAGGGAGTGCTAGATTTTGATAAGAAGCTCATAATTGTTGCACTCGCAAACTCCAGGGTAGTTGAAATCGCTGAAGAAATGGGAGCAAGGGTTGCCAATGAAGTATTCGCCGATAGGGCATACAATCCAGATGGAACCCTAGTTCCACGAGGAAAGCCAGGGGCTGTTATAGAAGACAAATATGAGATAGCTGAAAGGGTAATATCTATGGTCAAGGACGGAGGAGTTAAGGCGATAAATGGAGAATGGGTTGAACTTAAAGCAGATACAATATGCGTTCATGGAGACAATCCAAAGGCAGTTGAGATAACAGCGTACATTAGAAGTAGACTTGAGGAAGAGGGAATTAAAGTGATTCCAATGGGGGAATTCCTGAGATGA
- the tsaA gene encoding tRNA (N6-threonylcarbamoyladenosine(37)-N6)-methyltransferase TrmO translates to MKICYTPIGIIHTPFKTPRGVPIQPSAAQGVKGVVEVFEEYSQGLKDIEGFSHIILIYHFHLAKGDDLLVTPYMDEERHGVFATRAPSRPNPIGISVVRLVNVEKNRLYVEDVDIVDGTPLLDIKPYVPEFDIRNVERIGWLEKNVKKLKSTRDDGRFSMI, encoded by the coding sequence ATGAAAATCTGTTACACTCCAATAGGAATAATCCACACTCCCTTTAAGACTCCAAGGGGAGTTCCCATTCAGCCCTCTGCTGCCCAGGGTGTTAAGGGTGTCGTTGAAGTATTTGAAGAATACTCCCAAGGACTAAAGGATATTGAAGGATTTTCTCATATCATCTTGATTTACCACTTTCATCTTGCAAAGGGAGATGACCTACTAGTAACCCCTTACATGGATGAAGAAAGACATGGTGTGTTTGCGACTAGGGCACCCAGCAGGCCAAATCCTATAGGGATATCGGTCGTTAGGTTGGTGAATGTTGAGAAAAACAGGCTGTATGTTGAGGATGTTGACATAGTTGATGGGACGCCACTGCTTGATATAAAGCCATATGTCCCAGAGTTCGATATAAGGAACGTTGAGAGGATAGGATGGCTAGAAAAGAACGTCAAGAAGCTTAAGAGTACTAGAGACGATGGAAGATTCTCGATGATTTAA
- a CDS encoding NADP-dependent malic enzyme produces MEKITEEERRRLPKDALEYHRNNFPGNGKIEVIPKVPLRNFYDLSLAYTPGVAEPCKAIASGESYEEYTIIPNTVAVVTDGSAILGLGDIGVLAGMPVMEGKCVLFKALAGVDAFPILINTKDVEKIVETVKLISKGFGGINLEDISAPRCFEIERRLKEELEIPVFHDDQHGTAVVTLAGLINALKLVGKKFREIKVAISGAGAAGIAIAKLLHHVGVREILLVDRAGIIYEGRKENMNPYKEEVARFNIHGIQGDLAKAMEGADVFIGVSVGGIVTRDMVSKMADDAIVFAMANPIPEIMPEEAKKGGAKIVATGRSDFPNQINNVLGFPGIFRGALDVRARDITMNMNIAAAEAIASVVGDDELNEDYIIPTPLHPDVYPREARAVAEQAVKDGVARRKVKGEWVEEHTRRLREFYQEFIEPLNEKRKFIR; encoded by the coding sequence TTTCCTGGAAATGGTAAAATTGAGGTAATTCCCAAGGTTCCCCTGAGAAATTTCTATGACCTTAGCCTCGCTTACACGCCCGGGGTTGCGGAGCCTTGTAAGGCCATAGCTAGTGGGGAAAGTTATGAGGAGTATACGATAATTCCGAATACTGTGGCCGTTGTAACGGATGGTTCAGCAATTTTGGGACTTGGAGATATAGGAGTTCTTGCAGGGATGCCAGTGATGGAGGGAAAGTGTGTTCTCTTTAAAGCATTGGCGGGTGTGGATGCGTTTCCAATTCTCATAAATACTAAGGACGTTGAGAAGATCGTTGAGACAGTTAAGCTCATTTCAAAGGGCTTTGGAGGAATAAATCTCGAGGACATTTCTGCCCCAAGGTGTTTTGAGATAGAAAGGAGACTCAAAGAGGAACTTGAAATCCCTGTCTTTCACGACGATCAGCACGGAACTGCTGTGGTGACGCTGGCTGGACTAATAAATGCTCTGAAGCTCGTTGGAAAGAAGTTTAGAGAGATTAAAGTTGCAATAAGCGGAGCAGGAGCCGCTGGAATTGCAATAGCCAAGTTACTTCACCACGTTGGAGTCCGGGAGATTCTGCTAGTTGATAGGGCTGGAATAATATATGAGGGAAGAAAGGAAAACATGAATCCATACAAAGAGGAAGTGGCCAGGTTTAACATTCATGGAATTCAGGGGGATTTAGCAAAGGCAATGGAGGGTGCGGATGTATTCATTGGGGTCAGCGTTGGAGGAATAGTTACGAGGGATATGGTGTCTAAGATGGCGGATGATGCAATAGTGTTTGCAATGGCGAATCCAATTCCGGAGATTATGCCTGAGGAAGCCAAGAAGGGTGGGGCCAAGATCGTTGCTACTGGGAGGAGTGATTTTCCTAATCAAATAAACAACGTCTTAGGGTTCCCTGGTATATTTAGAGGAGCACTAGATGTTAGGGCGAGGGATATAACAATGAATATGAACATAGCTGCAGCAGAGGCAATAGCTTCTGTTGTTGGGGATGATGAGCTTAATGAAGACTACATAATCCCGACTCCTCTCCATCCTGATGTGTATCCAAGAGAGGCAAGGGCAGTTGCCGAGCAGGCAGTTAAGGATGGAGTTGCGAGGAGAAAAGTGAAGGGAGAGTGGGTCGAAGAGCATACGAGAAGGCTCAGAGAGTTCTATCAGGAGTTCATTGAACCTTTAAATGAAAAAAGGAAATTTATTCGATAA
- a CDS encoding P-loop NTPase, which translates to MQIAISGGKGGTGKSTVAINVAVELAKKFRLVLADLDVEAPNDHLLLGVELQNEREVNQFMPKFDYSKCIKCRKCAEVCEEHAIITLKDGTPFLMPTLCSGCRACEIVCPVPGAIQEGSRLIGHTYVTPTPYNFILVTGKLREGEERSMPLVVAAKRRAKEIEKELLIVDTAAGTGNTVSKAIEGSQLLIAVTEPTPLGIHDTELILQLGKLMGIETWVVVNRADLGDVGEVRKRAEKYGARIIAEIPYSENIVKTYVSGRPIVTTDYPEAEIFRKIADEIYRFLRG; encoded by the coding sequence ATGCAGATCGCGATCAGTGGGGGAAAAGGGGGAACTGGAAAATCAACGGTTGCAATAAATGTTGCCGTCGAACTCGCCAAAAAGTTCAGGTTAGTTTTGGCAGATTTGGACGTTGAAGCGCCAAATGATCACCTCCTCCTTGGGGTTGAACTCCAGAACGAGAGAGAGGTAAATCAGTTCATGCCAAAGTTCGACTACTCTAAATGTATAAAATGCAGGAAGTGTGCTGAGGTTTGTGAAGAACATGCAATAATAACGCTAAAGGATGGAACGCCGTTTCTTATGCCTACACTTTGCTCTGGATGTAGGGCTTGTGAAATTGTCTGTCCAGTTCCTGGAGCAATCCAAGAGGGTTCAAGGCTTATAGGACACACGTATGTTACTCCAACGCCCTACAATTTTATCCTAGTTACGGGAAAACTGAGAGAAGGTGAGGAAAGGTCGATGCCATTAGTCGTTGCTGCCAAGAGGAGGGCTAAGGAAATTGAGAAAGAGCTTCTAATAGTTGACACAGCTGCAGGAACTGGAAACACCGTTTCAAAGGCTATAGAGGGGTCACAGTTGTTGATAGCCGTAACAGAGCCAACGCCCTTGGGTATTCATGATACTGAGTTAATCTTGCAACTTGGTAAGCTCATGGGCATCGAGACATGGGTGGTAGTTAATAGAGCCGACCTAGGAGATGTTGGAGAGGTGAGGAAACGGGCAGAAAAGTATGGGGCGAGAATCATCGCCGAAATTCCATACAGCGAGAACATAGTGAAAACTTACGTCTCTGGAAGACCTATTGTGACTACTGATTATCCAGAGGCTGAAATATTCAGGAAGATAGCCGATGAGATTTACAGATTTTTGAGGGGGTGA
- a CDS encoding ferritin family protein, translating to MEVPILKEDLREYMRKVIENLKSLPPKDVLSYAIFNEEDEAEYYRKLAEHARRESIRVLFLQMSEESLQHKEKLYKLFKKLYPNEEPRKIEAPPVEVVPLYPKFETVEDYLEALEYCMKSELFAKDTYEILAQKAINEESRVIFLQLAEMERDHYERLKKAYDLFTSLKSRKMMPEYLKPGGYLFFDKFKARYTFLDLVSNNRDGFIFSRDPPNLIKEWMKNENLSITWISTAPLKGSVTPRAFLDSKEDLIEIMKRGRMVFLVESIEFIIAKEGFKETFELISALRDVAIVSNSHLLVHSTRDTLNEREKAILEAELQVIE from the coding sequence TTGGAGGTTCCAATATTGAAGGAAGATTTGAGGGAATACATGAGAAAGGTTATAGAGAATCTTAAGAGCTTGCCTCCAAAAGATGTTCTCAGTTATGCAATCTTTAATGAGGAAGATGAAGCTGAATACTATAGAAAATTGGCTGAACATGCTAGGAGAGAAAGTATAAGAGTCCTTTTCCTCCAGATGTCTGAAGAGAGCCTTCAACATAAAGAAAAGCTGTACAAGCTTTTTAAGAAACTTTATCCTAATGAAGAGCCTAGAAAAATTGAGGCTCCTCCAGTTGAAGTTGTCCCTTTATATCCAAAGTTTGAGACTGTTGAGGATTACCTTGAGGCTCTTGAATACTGTATGAAGAGCGAGCTTTTTGCAAAAGATACCTATGAGATTCTAGCCCAGAAGGCAATAAATGAGGAGTCGAGAGTGATTTTCCTTCAACTGGCTGAAATGGAAAGAGATCACTATGAAAGGCTTAAAAAGGCATATGATTTGTTTACATCGTTGAAGTCAAGAAAAATGATGCCAGAATACCTAAAACCTGGGGGATACCTTTTCTTTGATAAATTCAAGGCCAGATATACTTTTCTGGACTTAGTCTCCAATAATAGGGATGGATTTATATTCTCAAGAGATCCCCCGAACTTAATTAAAGAGTGGATGAAAAATGAAAACTTATCAATAACTTGGATAAGCACAGCGCCACTAAAGGGATCAGTTACTCCTCGTGCCTTTTTGGATTCTAAAGAGGATCTAATAGAGATCATGAAAAGGGGGAGAATGGTTTTCTTAGTTGAGAGTATTGAATTTATAATAGCTAAAGAGGGATTTAAAGAGACATTCGAGCTTATATCAGCCCTCAGAGATGTTGCAATAGTGTCTAACTCACATCTGCTTGTTCACTCTACCAGGGATACATTGAATGAGAGAGAAAAAGCGATTTTAGAAGCTGAACTGCAAGTTATCGAATAA
- a CDS encoding DUF424 domain-containing protein, protein MAGKMYVKVYRVQGEVLVAACDEELLGKTFREGELKLEVKERFYKGELVDVDELEKLLEEATIANLTGERVVKKAIELGYIDEHRVLKIQGVPHAQMARMFF, encoded by the coding sequence ATGGCCGGTAAAATGTATGTGAAGGTATACAGGGTTCAGGGTGAAGTGTTGGTTGCCGCTTGTGATGAAGAGTTGCTTGGGAAAACCTTTAGGGAGGGGGAGCTTAAGCTTGAGGTGAAAGAAAGGTTCTATAAAGGAGAACTTGTTGATGTGGATGAGCTTGAAAAATTGCTTGAGGAAGCGACGATTGCGAACCTTACTGGGGAGAGGGTTGTAAAGAAGGCGATAGAACTCGGGTATATAGACGAGCATAGAGTTCTGAAAATCCAAGGAGTTCCCCATGCTCAGATGGCAAGGATGTTCTTCTGA
- a CDS encoding ferritin family protein, whose amino-acid sequence MLAEKPFLLSREKPLSKKEIAQALRWAIEAELDAISFYEQLAELIEDERIKHIFYDVANEEKEHVGEFLAALLEIDKELAEYIKRGFKEVEEETGIKINL is encoded by the coding sequence ATGCTCGCGGAGAAGCCTTTTCTTTTAAGTAGAGAAAAGCCCCTTTCCAAAAAAGAAATTGCACAAGCTCTAAGATGGGCTATTGAAGCTGAATTGGATGCTATAAGTTTCTACGAACAGTTAGCTGAGCTTATAGAAGATGAAAGGATAAAGCACATCTTCTATGATGTTGCCAACGAAGAAAAAGAGCACGTTGGAGAATTTCTAGCCGCTCTGCTTGAGATTGACAAAGAACTGGCTGAGTATATAAAGAGAGGATTTAAGGAGGTTGAAGAAGAAACAGGGATAAAAATTAACCTCTAA